A single window of Treponema denticola ATCC 35405 DNA harbors:
- a CDS encoding MATE family efflux transporter — MTVNSKPVVNLKSVFSDKSFLKNLFIIAVPIILQNFISSFVNILDTIMIGRLGTIELAAVGLGNQLFFLLNLILYGIGSGGMVFTAQFWGKKDFNGLQKTFALSLMVAVFFSAIFTLACTIFPKEILSLYSKDAAVIEKGVDYLGISAFCFLPFAVNFIFMITLRSIEKVRVAVGATLVSLFVNLILNAVLIFGLLGFPALGVKGAAIATVASRAAELIILFSVTKKKKYPILGKLKNHFDFDFKFIRQYFAIVMPVLINESLWSLGITFHHKIFAGIGTFAYAAYNITNTVSMLTWVIFIGFGNGVSVLIGKKIGERNYDEAKTYAAKVSIFVPFVAVFVGAMLIPISYLTPIFFNVETVVLQTVMKLFIILACCYPLKAFNMCMLVGIIRAGGDTRFGIICDTAVMWCVSIPLAYSLSVYTSIPAWGIYICLFSEEPFKALLGLWRIKSGKWLRSVTD; from the coding sequence ATGACTGTAAATTCAAAACCGGTTGTAAATTTAAAATCGGTATTTTCGGATAAATCTTTTTTAAAAAACTTATTTATAATTGCCGTGCCTATAATATTGCAAAATTTTATAAGCTCCTTTGTAAATATTTTAGACACGATAATGATAGGCCGTTTGGGCACTATTGAACTTGCTGCCGTAGGGCTGGGAAATCAATTGTTTTTTTTATTGAACTTGATTTTGTACGGCATAGGGTCGGGGGGCATGGTCTTTACTGCTCAATTTTGGGGCAAAAAAGATTTTAACGGCTTACAAAAAACTTTTGCCCTTTCTCTCATGGTTGCAGTTTTTTTCAGTGCCATCTTTACACTGGCCTGCACTATTTTCCCGAAAGAAATTTTATCCCTCTATTCAAAAGATGCGGCTGTAATCGAAAAGGGTGTAGACTACCTCGGCATTTCGGCATTTTGCTTTTTGCCCTTTGCGGTAAACTTTATTTTTATGATTACCCTCCGTTCTATAGAAAAGGTAAGGGTAGCGGTTGGTGCAACGCTAGTTTCACTTTTTGTAAACCTTATACTGAATGCCGTTTTGATTTTCGGTTTGTTGGGCTTCCCCGCACTCGGAGTTAAGGGGGCGGCTATTGCAACGGTGGCTTCCAGAGCCGCCGAGCTTATCATTCTTTTTTCGGTAACAAAGAAAAAGAAATATCCCATACTCGGAAAACTCAAAAATCATTTTGACTTTGATTTTAAATTTATCAGACAATACTTTGCGATAGTTATGCCGGTTCTAATAAACGAATCTTTGTGGTCTTTAGGTATTACCTTTCATCATAAAATATTTGCAGGAATCGGTACCTTTGCCTATGCCGCCTACAATATTACAAACACGGTTTCGATGTTGACATGGGTTATTTTTATAGGCTTCGGAAACGGAGTCAGCGTCTTAATAGGAAAAAAAATCGGAGAGAGAAATTACGATGAGGCAAAAACTTATGCGGCAAAGGTTTCAATCTTTGTGCCCTTTGTTGCCGTTTTTGTCGGTGCTATGTTAATTCCGATTTCGTACTTGACTCCTATTTTCTTTAATGTAGAAACAGTGGTTTTGCAGACCGTTATGAAGCTTTTTATAATTTTAGCCTGCTGTTATCCCTTAAAAGCGTTTAACATGTGTATGCTTGTGGGCATAATAAGGGCGGGAGGCGATACCCGTTTCGGTATAATCTGCGATACGGCAGTTATGTGGTGTGTTTCCATTCCTCTGGCATATTCTTTGTCGGTTTATACTTCTATTCCGGCATGGGGAATTTATATTTGTCTTTTTAGCGAAGAACCTTTTAAGGCCCTTCTGGGGCTTTGGCGTATCAAGTCAGGTAAATGGCTCCGCTCCGTTACGGATTAA